From the Chryseobacterium sp. G0201 genome, the window TTCAGGAATCGGCTTCGACTTCATATAAGAAAAAGCTTTGTCGATCTTTGCAATCATTTCATCAGGATTAAAATCTCCCGACATGATGATTCCCATATTATTAGGGACGTAATAGTTGTTGAAATATTCTCTAATCGCTGTTAGAGAAGGGTTTTTCAAATGCTCAATAGTTCCTATAGTTGTCTGTTTTCCATAATTGTTATTAGGGAAGATTGCAGAAAACATGGCTTCGTATACTTTTCTTGGATCATTATCTAATCCTCTGTTTTTTTCTTCATAAACAGCTTCCAGTTCAGTGTGAAAAAGCCTTAAAACAGGCTGTCTGAATCTTTCTGCCTGAACCGCTAAAAATTTATCAGCAACATTTGCAGGGATATCTTCTGTATAAACCGTCTGTTCAAAAGAAGTGAAGGCGTTTGTTCCGTCTGCACCCATACCTGCCATCATTTTGTCGTATTCGTTGGCGATGGCAAATTTTGATGCTTCCCCTGAAACCTTATCGATTTCTTTGTAGATTTCTTTCCTTTTAGCTTCGTCTTTAGTTTGATTATACTTTTCGTAAAGAGCATCAATTTTATCTAAAAGAGGTTTTTCTTTTGACCAATCTTTAGAACCGAATTTATCTGTCCCTTTAAAAAGCATATGCTCAAGATAATGTGCAAGACCTGTGTGATCAGAAGGATCTGTTTTACTTCCTGCCTTTGTCGCGATATAAGTCTGGATTCTCGGATCTTTATTTGTCGGACTTAAAATTACGGTTAACCCATTTTGTAGCTTGTAATATCTCGCTGAAGTAGGGTCGTTCGTTACGTATTTGTAAGAATATCCATTAGATTTTGCTTCTTTCCACTGGAAATCCTGTCCGAAAGCATATCCTGAGAAACTTGCAGCAGCAATGCTTGTGGCAATGGTAATTTTTTTGAAAAAGTTCATTCTTTTTATTGTTGGTTATGTTTTTAGTATGATTTGATTAATTGAATTTGCTTAGCAATTCTTTAATCCTTCTCATTGCTTCTCTTAAATCATCTTCCGAAGCAGCATAAGAAAATCGGATACATTCCGGGCTTCCGAATGAAACACCGCCAACACATCCCACATGAGCATTTTCTAAGATAAACATCGCAAAATCATCAGCATCTTTAATTTCTGTACCACCTAAATTTTTACCGATATAATGAGAGATATCCGGGAAGAAATAGAATGCAGCTTTAGGTAAAAGAACCTTAAAGCCTGGAATTTCTTTCATTAAATCATACACAAGATCTCTTCTTATTTTGAAAGCATCGATCATGTATTTGTATTCAGAAGGATCGGTTTGTAAAGCAACAATTGACGCTCTTTGAGCAACAGTATTGGCGCCGCTCGTCATTTGCCCCTGAATTTTTTCGCACGCTTTTGCCAGCCATTCCGGGCATGCAGAATAACCGATTCTCCAGCCTGTCATTGCAAAAGCTTTTGACATTCCGTTGATTACGGCAGTTTGTTCGTACACTTCAGGAAACTGAGCGATAGAAGTTGTGTTTGTTTCGTAATTGATATATTCGTAGATCTCGTCAGAAATTACCGTGATTTGAGGATATTTAGCAATAACTTTAGCGATAGATTTCAATTCGTCATACGTATAATATCCACCTGACGGATTACACGGAGAACTGAATAAAATTGCCTTGGTTTTCTCTGTAATTGCTTCTTCTAATTGTTCTGCAGTTACTTTAAAATCATTAACATATGAAGTCGAAATCATGACAGAATTTCCGCCCATCATTTTTACCATTTCATCATAACTTACCCAATACGGAGCCGGAAGTAATACTTCATCACCATCATTGATAATTGCAGCTAAAACGTTAATGATCGCTTGTTTAGCACCATTTGAAACACAGATTTGTGTTGGTTTGTAGGCTAAATTATTATCTCTTTTTAATTTATTAGAAATTGCTTCACGAAGTTCTAAAAATCCCGGAACGGGAGAGTAGTGACTGTAATTTTGATTAATAGCATCAAAAGCGGCTTGTTTTATATTGTCTGGAACATCGAAATCGGGTTCTCCCAATGTTAAACTGATTACATCTATTCCATTTGCCTTCATTTCTCTTGCCTTGTTAGACATTACGAAAGTTTGAGAAAAGCCTAGTCTTGTTACTCTATCTGAAAGTTTGTTCATGTAGTATTTTTGTATTGTAACAAATATATAATAAAAACTTAACGTGAATAATGTATGATTGAAAAAAATGGTAACTCAAAGTATAGATTTCTTATATTTACTATACTCTCGTAAAATCATATTTGTTATGAAATATTTTCTTTTTTTATTATTAACACCTTTCTTTATTTATTCACAGGTTCCTCCAAAGGACGATGAAGTGAAAAAATATGTTTCTGAAGTAAATTCTGATTCTTTAAAATCATACATCAATACGCTTGTTGGTTTTCACACCAGACACACTTTAAGTTCAACGGATGATAAAAGTAAAGGAATAGGAGCTGCAAGAAATTGGGTGCTGAAAAAATTTAAAGATTATTCGAAAAACTCCAATGGAAGAATGGAGGTTTACCTGCAACAACAAGATATTCAGCCTGACGGAAAGAGGTTAGACCAAGTTACTAACTTAGGAAATCCCATTGCTTATCTCAAAGGCACAGATCCTAATGATAAAAGAATTTTTCTGATTTCCGCACATTTGGATTCCCGTGTCACGAATATTATGGACAGGACTTCTTTTGCTCCCGGTGCAAACGATGATGGTAGTGGAGTAAGCGCAGTTCTAGAAGCTGCAAGAATCTTGAGTAAATCTTCATTTCCCGCATCTGTAATTTTCGTTACGTTTTCCGGTGAAGAACAGTCATTGTTGGGTTCTAAATTATTGGCAGAAAAAGCCAAAAATGAAAATATGCAGATAGAAGCCGTTCTGAACAACGACATGATAGGAAATAATAAAGCCGGAGAAACTGGTGAAATCAATGATCATATACTCAGAGTTTTTAGTGAAGGTATTCCTTACATGGATTTAGATAAAAAAGCAATGAGTATAAGAAATATTGGATTAGAAAATGATGGAGATTCCAGACAATTAGCTCGTTATGTAAAAGAAATTGCAGAAAAATATGTCAATAAAATTGAGGTGAAATTAATATACAGAAACGACAGATTTCTACGTGGTGGAGATCATTCCAGCTTTGTCAATTATGGATTTCCCTCAGTGAGACTTACCGAATATTATGAAAATTACGACCATCAGCATCAGGACGTAAGAACAGAAAAAAATATTAAATATGGAGATCTTCCGGAGTTTATAGACTACAATTATTTAAAGAAAAATGTTGCCGTAAATATTGCTGTACTTGCCAATCTTGCCAAATCTACCTCGAAACCTGAGCGCGTGGAAATCGAAGTGAAAGAGCTTACTAATTCTACTGTTTTGCATTGGGAAAAACCGAAATTTGGGACTGTTGCGGGATATTATGTTTTGGTAAGAGAAACAGATAGCCCGATCTGGCAGAAAAAGATATTTACCACTGAGCTTTCTATTAAAATACCGCTTTCTAAGGATAATTATATTTTTGCGGTACAGGCTGTTAATCAATCGGGAAATTTGAGTTTACCCGTTATTCCGAGTATTGCCAAATGATTTTAGGTTGATCAAAATTCATTTAATTTGAATAAAAGTTAAATAAAACATATT encodes:
- a CDS encoding pyridoxal phosphate-dependent aminotransferase is translated as MNKLSDRVTRLGFSQTFVMSNKAREMKANGIDVISLTLGEPDFDVPDNIKQAAFDAINQNYSHYSPVPGFLELREAISNKLKRDNNLAYKPTQICVSNGAKQAIINVLAAIINDGDEVLLPAPYWVSYDEMVKMMGGNSVMISTSYVNDFKVTAEQLEEAITEKTKAILFSSPCNPSGGYYTYDELKSIAKVIAKYPQITVISDEIYEYINYETNTTSIAQFPEVYEQTAVINGMSKAFAMTGWRIGYSACPEWLAKACEKIQGQMTSGANTVAQRASIVALQTDPSEYKYMIDAFKIRRDLVYDLMKEIPGFKVLLPKAAFYFFPDISHYIGKNLGGTEIKDADDFAMFILENAHVGCVGGVSFGSPECIRFSYAASEDDLREAMRRIKELLSKFN
- a CDS encoding M28 family metallopeptidase, with amino-acid sequence MKYFLFLLLTPFFIYSQVPPKDDEVKKYVSEVNSDSLKSYINTLVGFHTRHTLSSTDDKSKGIGAARNWVLKKFKDYSKNSNGRMEVYLQQQDIQPDGKRLDQVTNLGNPIAYLKGTDPNDKRIFLISAHLDSRVTNIMDRTSFAPGANDDGSGVSAVLEAARILSKSSFPASVIFVTFSGEEQSLLGSKLLAEKAKNENMQIEAVLNNDMIGNNKAGETGEINDHILRVFSEGIPYMDLDKKAMSIRNIGLENDGDSRQLARYVKEIAEKYVNKIEVKLIYRNDRFLRGGDHSSFVNYGFPSVRLTEYYENYDHQHQDVRTEKNIKYGDLPEFIDYNYLKKNVAVNIAVLANLAKSTSKPERVEIEVKELTNSTVLHWEKPKFGTVAGYYVLVRETDSPIWQKKIFTTELSIKIPLSKDNYIFAVQAVNQSGNLSLPVIPSIAK